Proteins encoded in a region of the Corvus hawaiiensis isolate bCorHaw1 chromosome 18, bCorHaw1.pri.cur, whole genome shotgun sequence genome:
- the RILPL2 gene encoding RILP-like protein 2 isoform X1: MERGREGEEELEEEEEEEDGGPESALEKSPFQLTATDVYDISSVVGRDLLQLRAGPQLPAARARLQFRIVRVLEMLEALVSESSVAEEQLRRERDSLRRELEQLRAAARGSAPQPSLGPDQMVIDLTDPNRPRFTLQELRDVLQERNQLKAQLLVVQEELQCYKSGIISQKRDQTEELEKEASGSSAGTSKNSEEKTIIKRLFSFKHGK, encoded by the exons atggagcggggccgggagggggaggaggagctggaggaggaggaggaggaggaggatggcgGCCCGGAGAGCGCCCTGGAGAAGAGCCCGTTCCAGCTGACGGCCACGGATGTCTACGACATCTCCTCCGTGGTGGGCCgggacctgctgcagctccgCGCCGGGCCGCAGCtgcccgccgcccgcgcccggCTGCAGTTCAGGATCGTCAGGGTGCTGGAGATGCTGGAGGCGCTGGTGAGCGAGAGCAGCGTGGCCGAGGAGCAGCTGCGGCGGGAGCGGGACAGCCTCCGgcgggagctggagcagctgcgggCGGCGGCCCGCGGGAGCGCCCCGCAG CCCAGCCTTGGACCAGATCAAATGGTGATAGACCTCACAGACCCCAACCGGCCCCGGTTCACATTACAGGAGCTCCGAGATGTATTGCAAGAGAGGAACCAGCTGAAAGCTCAGCTTCTGGTGGTGCAAGAGGAGCTACAGTGCTATAAGAG TGGGATCATCTCACAGAAAAGAGACCAAACTGAAGAACTGGAAAAAGAAGCcagtggcagcagtgctggcaccagCAAGAACAGTGAAGAGAAGACAATCATCAAACGGCT gttttcttttaaacatggAAAATGA
- the RILPL2 gene encoding RILP-like protein 2 isoform X2: MERGREGEEELEEEEEEEDGGPESALEKSPFQLTATDVYDISSVVGRDLLQLRAGPQLPAARARLQFRIVRVLEMLEALPSLGPDQMVIDLTDPNRPRFTLQELRDVLQERNQLKAQLLVVQEELQCYKSGIISQKRDQTEELEKEASGSSAGTSKNSEEKTIIKRLFSFKHGK; encoded by the exons atggagcggggccgggagggggaggaggagctggaggaggaggaggaggaggaggatggcgGCCCGGAGAGCGCCCTGGAGAAGAGCCCGTTCCAGCTGACGGCCACGGATGTCTACGACATCTCCTCCGTGGTGGGCCgggacctgctgcagctccgCGCCGGGCCGCAGCtgcccgccgcccgcgcccggCTGCAGTTCAGGATCGTCAGGGTGCTGGAGATGCTGGAGGCGCTG CCCAGCCTTGGACCAGATCAAATGGTGATAGACCTCACAGACCCCAACCGGCCCCGGTTCACATTACAGGAGCTCCGAGATGTATTGCAAGAGAGGAACCAGCTGAAAGCTCAGCTTCTGGTGGTGCAAGAGGAGCTACAGTGCTATAAGAG TGGGATCATCTCACAGAAAAGAGACCAAACTGAAGAACTGGAAAAAGAAGCcagtggcagcagtgctggcaccagCAAGAACAGTGAAGAGAAGACAATCATCAAACGGCT gttttcttttaaacatggAAAATGA
- the SNRNP35 gene encoding U11/U12 small nuclear ribonucleoprotein 35 kDa protein: MADWAPIAKEYDPLKAGSIDGTDEEPHDRAIWRAMLARYVPNKGVTGDPHLTLFVARLNLQTTEEKLREVFSRYGDIRKIRLVRDLVTGFSKGYAFIEYKEERALLKAHRDANRLVIDQHEIFVDFELERTLKGWIPRRLGGGFGGKKESGQLRFGGRDRPFRKPINLPNMKNDFYGEGSSEKRNWSREGTRDWRTRDRDHERGRDKRWPERERSWAWGDSERERDSKEERSRGRERKDRDRKDRDRDRSRERDTKKQRDDDKHR, translated from the coding sequence ATGGCTGACTGGGCCCCCATAGCGAAGGAGTATGATCCCCTCAAGGCCGGCAGCATCGATGGCACAGATGAGGAGCCCCACGACCGGGCCATATGGCGGGCAATGCTGGCACGGTACGTACCCAACAAGGGCGTCACGGGAGATCCTCACCTCACCCTCTTCGTAGCGAGGCTCAATCTTCAGACCACAGAAGAGAAGTTAAGGGAGGTTTTTTCTCGCTATGGAGACATCAGAAAGATCCGTCTGGTTCGAGACCTGGTCACGGGATTTTCCAAGGGTTATGCATTTATCGAGTATAAAGAGGAGCGCGCGCTCTTGAAGGCCCACAGAGATGCCAACAGGCTGGTCATTGACCAACATGAGATCTTTGTAGACTTTGAACTGGAAAGAACTCTCAAAGGATGGATTCCCCGGAGGCTTGGAGGTGGGTTTGGAGGCAAAAAAGAATCCGGGCAGCTGCGGTTCGGAGGACGGGACAGACCTTTCCGAAAGCCCATCAATTTGCCAAACATGAAAAATGATTTCTATGGAGAAGGATcatcagagaaaagaaattggtCTCGTGAGGGAACGAGAGACTGGAGAACGAGGGACCGGGACCACGAGAGGGGCAGGGACAAACGCTGGCCAGAAAGGGAGCGGTCATGGGCTTGGGGTgacagtgagagagagagagactccaaagaggagaggagcagggggagggagaggaaggacagagacaggaaggacagggataGAGACcggagcagggagagagataCCAAGAAGCAAAGAGATGATGATAAGCACCGATAG